From the genome of Malus sylvestris chromosome 6, drMalSylv7.2, whole genome shotgun sequence, one region includes:
- the LOC126627483 gene encoding MYB-like transcription factor EOBII isoform X1 produces the protein MSTNTKTLSSNYSGEDDSELRRGQWILEEDSLLIQYIERHGEGQWNLLAKRSGNRLRRTGKSCRLRWLNYLKPDVKRGNLSPEEQLLILDLHSKMGNRWSKIARYLPGRTDNEIKNYWRTRVHKQARHLNIDTKSREFQNMIRCYWMPRLKQKIGRETSISSAVLNQNHTISQPLENNTFQHFTATISPPPQILVQEEINMSGTMYNLDVGKQNTEADYCRSSFIFPSEPMDMSKTAQFPECPPFYCGDNNGYDMESFNLQESVSADSAPNFPGNSAGDCYVAENNWFDSDFFM, from the exons ATGTCCACTAATACTAAAACCCTAAGCAGCAATTATTCCGGCGAAGACGATAGTGAGCTTAGGAGAGGGCAATGGATTCTTGAAGAAGACAGTCTTCTTATTCAGTACATAGAGCGCCATGGCGAAGGCCAGTGGAACTTGCTTGCCAAACGTTCAGGTAACC GATTAAGGAGAACTGGCAAAAGTTGCAGATTGAGATGGTTGAATTATCTGAAACCCGACGTTAAGCGAGGCAATCTTAGTCCTGAAGAACAGCTCTTGATTCTTGACCTCCACTCAAAAATGGGCAATAG GTGGTCGAAAATCGCACGGTATTTACCGGGAAGAACAGACAATGAAATCAAGAACTATTGGAGAACAAGGGTACACAAACAAGCCCGGCATCTCAACATCGACACGAAAAGCAGGGAGTTTCAAAATATGATAAGGTGCTATTGGATGCCTAGGTTGAAGCAGAAGATAGGACGAGAAACCTCGATTTCTTCAGCTGTGTTAAACCAAAATCATACGATTTCTCAGCCTCTCGAAAACAACACTTTCCAACATTTTACGGCAACAATATCCCCGCCACCACAAATCCTTGTGCAGGAAGAAATTAATATGAGTGGAACCATGTACAATTTGGATGTCGGAAAGCAAAACACAGAGGCAGATTACTGCAGAAGTTCGTTCATTTTCCCCTCAGAACCAATGGACATGTCGAAGACTGCGCAATTTCCGGAATGCCCTCCTTTCTATTGTGGTGACAACAATGGCTACGACATGGAATCCTTCAATCTGCAGGAATCTGTGTCAGCAGACTCAGCACCAAATTTCCCTGGAAATTCCGCCGGCGATTGCTACGTGGCAGAAAACAACTGGTTTGACAGTGATTTTTTCATGTAG
- the LOC126627483 gene encoding MYB-like transcription factor EOBII isoform X2, which produces MSTNTKTLSSNYSGEDDSELRRGQWILEEDSLLIQYIERHGEGQWNLLAKRSGLRRTGKSCRLRWLNYLKPDVKRGNLSPEEQLLILDLHSKMGNRWSKIARYLPGRTDNEIKNYWRTRVHKQARHLNIDTKSREFQNMIRCYWMPRLKQKIGRETSISSAVLNQNHTISQPLENNTFQHFTATISPPPQILVQEEINMSGTMYNLDVGKQNTEADYCRSSFIFPSEPMDMSKTAQFPECPPFYCGDNNGYDMESFNLQESVSADSAPNFPGNSAGDCYVAENNWFDSDFFM; this is translated from the exons ATGTCCACTAATACTAAAACCCTAAGCAGCAATTATTCCGGCGAAGACGATAGTGAGCTTAGGAGAGGGCAATGGATTCTTGAAGAAGACAGTCTTCTTATTCAGTACATAGAGCGCCATGGCGAAGGCCAGTGGAACTTGCTTGCCAAACGTTCAG GATTAAGGAGAACTGGCAAAAGTTGCAGATTGAGATGGTTGAATTATCTGAAACCCGACGTTAAGCGAGGCAATCTTAGTCCTGAAGAACAGCTCTTGATTCTTGACCTCCACTCAAAAATGGGCAATAG GTGGTCGAAAATCGCACGGTATTTACCGGGAAGAACAGACAATGAAATCAAGAACTATTGGAGAACAAGGGTACACAAACAAGCCCGGCATCTCAACATCGACACGAAAAGCAGGGAGTTTCAAAATATGATAAGGTGCTATTGGATGCCTAGGTTGAAGCAGAAGATAGGACGAGAAACCTCGATTTCTTCAGCTGTGTTAAACCAAAATCATACGATTTCTCAGCCTCTCGAAAACAACACTTTCCAACATTTTACGGCAACAATATCCCCGCCACCACAAATCCTTGTGCAGGAAGAAATTAATATGAGTGGAACCATGTACAATTTGGATGTCGGAAAGCAAAACACAGAGGCAGATTACTGCAGAAGTTCGTTCATTTTCCCCTCAGAACCAATGGACATGTCGAAGACTGCGCAATTTCCGGAATGCCCTCCTTTCTATTGTGGTGACAACAATGGCTACGACATGGAATCCTTCAATCTGCAGGAATCTGTGTCAGCAGACTCAGCACCAAATTTCCCTGGAAATTCCGCCGGCGATTGCTACGTGGCAGAAAACAACTGGTTTGACAGTGATTTTTTCATGTAG
- the LOC126626628 gene encoding 40S ribosomal protein S7-like, producing the protein MYTSRKKISKDNNAEPTEFEESVAQAVFDLENTNQELKSDLKDLYINSAIQVDVSGSKKAVVIHVPYRLRKAYRKIHVRLVRELEKKFSGKDVILIATRRIVRPPKKGSAAQRPRTRTLTAVHEAMLEDVVLPAEITGKRIRYRLDGSKIMKVFLDPKERNNTEYKLESFSAVYRKLSGKDVVFEYPITEA; encoded by the exons ATGTATACTTCAAGGAAGAAGATTTCCAAGGATAACAATGCCGAGCCGACTGAATTTGAAGAGTCAGTTGCTCAA GCAGTGTTTGATTTGGAAAACACAAATCAGGAGCTGAAGAGTGACCTGAAGGATCTCTATATTAATTCAGCAAT TCAAGTTGATGTGTCTGGAAGCAAGAAGGCAGTTGTTATCCATGTGCCCTATAGGCTTAGGAAGGCGTACCGCAAGATTCACGTTCGCCTTGTGAGGGAGCTCGAGAAGAAGTTCAGTGGAAAG GATGTGATCCTGATTGCCACACGTAGGATTGTGAGGCCTCCAAAGAAAGGGTCAGCTGCTCAACGCCCCCGCACTCGTACACTAACTGCTGTGCACGAGGCAATGTTGGAGGATGTTGTGTTGCCTGCTGAGATTACTGGAAAGCGCATAAGATACCGTCTTGATGGATCCAAGATAATGAAG GTGTTCTTGGACCCCAAGGAACGTAACAACACTGAATACAAGCTGGAGAGCTTCTCTGCTGTTTACCGAAAGCTTTCGGGAAAGGATGTCGTGTTCGAGTACCCAATCACCGAAGCATAG
- the LOC126626627 gene encoding uncharacterized protein LOC126626627, with protein MRPNWELTNCCNHEQVVFLITVAVCTVIILALWRTVLLRPFKLVTVFLHEASHAIACKLTCGHVEGIQVHADEGGTTQTRGGVYWLILPAGYLGSSFWGMILILASTNLLTARIAAGCFIAALLIVLCIAKNWMLRGLCIGFIVFLGIIWVLQETTTVRVLRYIILFIGVMNSLFSVYDIYDDLISRRVRSSDAEKFAEECPCCTGCGWGVIWGFISFGFLCGAMYLGLVILS; from the exons ATGAGGCCTAATTGGGAACTCACAAACTGCTGCAACCACGAGCAAGTCGTCTTCCTCATCACCGTTGCTGTCTGCACTGTCATCATACTAGCt CTTTGGAGGACAGTGCTTCTGAGACCTTTCAAGCTTGTCACTGTGTTTCTTCACGAGGCGAGCCATGCTATTGCTTGTAAACTTACATGTGGTCAT GTGGAAGGGATTCAAGTTCATGCAGATGAGGGCGGAACCACACAAACTCGGGGTGGTGTATACTGGTTGATTTTGCCCGCTGGAT ATCTTGGTTCGTCCTTTTGGGGGATGATCTTGATTCTTGCATCTACAAATCTCCTTACCGCTCGAATAGCTGCTGGGTGTTTTATTGCTGCACTGCTGATTGTACTGTGCATAGCTAAAAAT TGGATGCTCCGAGGACTCTGTATAG GATTCATTGTTTTTCTCGGCATAATTTGGGTTCTGCAAGAAACAACAACAGTTCGTGTGCTTCGGTACATTATTCTATTTATTG GTGTAATGAACAGCTTGTTTTCAGTCTATG ATATCTATGACGATCTTATATCCCGTAGAGTTCGTTCAAGTGACGCCGAGAAATTTGCAGAAGAGTGTCCGTGCTGCACTGGTTGTGGATGGGGTGTCATCTG GGGGTTTATATCTTTCGGGTTTCTTTGCGGAGCCATGTACCTTGGTCTTGTGATTTTGTCTTGA
- the LOC126626776 gene encoding uncharacterized protein LOC126626776 isoform X2, producing the protein MQSLVCLHVICLQVEGIKVQADEGGVTQTRGGISWIILPAGYLGSSFWGMILILASTKHLTTQIAAGCFIVALIIVFFLAKNWTLRGLCIGFIVLFAAIWYLQEATPVHMLREVILFTGVMNSLFSVYDIYDDLISRRINTSDAERFADECPCCTGCGWGVIWAFISFTYLCGSVYLALVILSPRL; encoded by the exons ATGCAATCGCTTGTCTGCTTACATGTG ATTTGTCTGCAGGTGGAAGGGATTAAAGTTCAGGCAGATGAAGGTGGAGTCACACAAACCCGCGGTGGCATATCCTGGATAATTTTGCCAGCCGGAT ATCTTGGTTCATCGTTTTGGGGGATGATATTGATTCTTGCATCTACGAAGCATCTCACTACACAAATCGCTGCTGGCTGTTTCATCGTTGCCCTAATTATTGTATTCTTTTTAGCTAAAAAT TGGACGCTTCGAGGACTTTGCATAG GATTCATTGTTTTATTTGCTGCAATTTGGTATCTGCAAGAAGCAACGCCGGTTCATATGCTTAGGGAAGTGATTCTGTTCACCG GTGTGATGAACAGCTTGTTTTCGGTGTATG ATATATACGATGATCTTATATCGCGTAGAATTAATACGAGTGATGCTGAAAGATTTGCAGATGAGTGTCCCTGCTGTACTGGATGTGGATGGGGTGTCATTTG GGCGTTCATATCTTTCACATATCTCTGTGGATCTGTGTACCTTGCTCTTGTGATCTTGTCTCCACGTCTGTGA
- the LOC126626776 gene encoding uncharacterized protein LOC126626776 isoform X1, with the protein MELNLNFMKWRPNWQLRKCCNHDQVIFLISVAVCTVVILVLWRTVLMTPFKLITVFLHEVSHAIACLLTCGKVEGIKVQADEGGVTQTRGGISWIILPAGYLGSSFWGMILILASTKHLTTQIAAGCFIVALIIVFFLAKNWTLRGLCIGFIVLFAAIWYLQEATPVHMLREVILFTGVMNSLFSVYDIYDDLISRRINTSDAERFADECPCCTGCGWGVIWAFISFTYLCGSVYLALVILSPRL; encoded by the exons atggagttgaatttgaatttcatGAAATGGAGGCCAAATTGGCAACTCAGAAAATGCTGCAACCACGACCAAGTAATCTTCCTCATCTCCGTTGCTGTCTGCACTGTTGTTATACTTGTG CTGTGGAGGACAGTGCTGATGACACCTTTTAAGCTTATAACCGTGTTTCTTCACGAGGTGAGCCATGCAATCGCTTGTCTGCTTACATGTGGTAAG GTGGAAGGGATTAAAGTTCAGGCAGATGAAGGTGGAGTCACACAAACCCGCGGTGGCATATCCTGGATAATTTTGCCAGCCGGAT ATCTTGGTTCATCGTTTTGGGGGATGATATTGATTCTTGCATCTACGAAGCATCTCACTACACAAATCGCTGCTGGCTGTTTCATCGTTGCCCTAATTATTGTATTCTTTTTAGCTAAAAAT TGGACGCTTCGAGGACTTTGCATAG GATTCATTGTTTTATTTGCTGCAATTTGGTATCTGCAAGAAGCAACGCCGGTTCATATGCTTAGGGAAGTGATTCTGTTCACCG GTGTGATGAACAGCTTGTTTTCGGTGTATG ATATATACGATGATCTTATATCGCGTAGAATTAATACGAGTGATGCTGAAAGATTTGCAGATGAGTGTCCCTGCTGTACTGGATGTGGATGGGGTGTCATTTG GGCGTTCATATCTTTCACATATCTCTGTGGATCTGTGTACCTTGCTCTTGTGATCTTGTCTCCACGTCTGTGA
- the LOC126626920 gene encoding AMSH-like ubiquitin thioesterase 1 isoform X2, with translation MRSSSSSDRINIAASAQRLDVDNRIPLRIYFRIANNILKQADIFRQEKNIIDLYIMLLRFSSLVSETIPHHRDYRASIQGEKVFLKTKLFDALNELEELKPAVKQKLKPAVKHKNDEFNRINGKFNDGWSHNNQIDFVVSPLKKQSLISYDATKAARPAARELVYQPPRSQQFSYARPLEGQFLKLSIVPRPNEETLSRHSILGPNGLNGQWQPPRSDIGVRYPSILDLTPVEIPSVGQSIEDEHTIKKDEKTDIKDASDLEPERSSLEPILTQTTDGGQKDFTEELCSLISFESTETPGHTKLIRQPSPPPVLAEVQDLIPAVSPQVSEVECGLETLSSDELLRAESPLQLHISTTMMEHFMKLAKSNTDKSLETCGILGGSLKNRKFYVTALIIPKQESTANSCQATNEEEIFEVQDKQSLFPLGWIHTHPTQSCFMSSIDLHTHYSYQIMLPEAVAIVMAPQGGSRTHGIFRLTNPGGMSVIRQCQHRGFHPHDQPPDGGPIYKTCADVYMNPNLKFDVIDLR, from the exons ATGAGGTCGTCGTCTTCCTCCGATAGGATTAACATTGCCGCGAGTGCCCAGCGACTCGATGTCGACAATCGGATTCCTCTGCGTATCTACTTTCGGATCGCCAATAATATCCTCAAGCAG GCTGACATTTTTCGACAAGAGAAGAATATTATAGACCTATATATTATGCTACTAAGGTTTTCAAG TTTGGTCTCTGAGACAATACCGCATCATCGAGACTATAGAGCATCTATTCAAGGAGAGAAGGTTTTCTTGAAAACG AAATTGTTTGATGCTCTGAATGAGCTCGAGGAGCTCAAGCCAGCAGTGAAACAGAAGCTTAAGCCAGCCGTGAAACATAAGAACGATGAATTTAACAGAATAAATGGAAAATTTAACGACGGGTGGAGCCATAATAACCAGATTGATTTTGTGGTTTCTCCTCTCAAGAAGCAATCATTGATAAGCTATGATGCAACCAAG GCAGCAAGACCAGCTGCAAGAGAACTTGTCTATCAACCTCCGAGGTCTCAACAATTTTCCTATGCCAGGCCTTTGGAGGGTCAATTTCTCAAACT ATCCATAGTTCCACGTCCAAATGAGGAAACTCTTTCCAGACATtctattttgggcccaaatgGCCTTAATGGACAGTGGCAGCCACCTAGAAGTGATATAGGG GTTCGCTATCCAAGTATATTAGACTTAACTCCTGTTGAAATTCCAAG TGTGGGACAGTCCATAGAAGATGAACATACAATTAAAAAAGACGAAAAGACAGATATAAAGGATGCTAGCGACTTGGAACCTGAAAGGTCAAGTTTGGAACCAATTCTTACCCAGACTACTGATGGTGGCCAGAAGGATTTTACAGAGGAACTTTGCTcccttatttctttcgaatcaACAGAAACTCCTGGTCATACAAAACTTATCAGACAGCCTTCTCCTCCTCCTGTTCTTGCGGAAGTACAAGACTTGATTCCAGCAGTTTCACCTCAAGTGTCTGAGGTAGAATGTGGACTAGAGACTCTCTCATCGGATGAACTTCTTCGTGCTGAATCTCCCCTGCAATTACACATT TCAACGACAATGATGGAGCATTTCATGAAGCTGGCTAAGTCAAATACTGATAAGAGCTTGGAGACGTGTGGCATCCTAGGAGGCTCACTA AAAAACAGAAAGTTTTATGTTACAGCTCTCATCATACCTAAGCAGGAGTCAACTGCGAATTCG tgTCAGGCCACGAATGAAGAGGAAATATTTGAAGTTCAGGATAAACAATCTCTCTTTCCTCTTGGCTGGATACAT ACGCATCCTACACAGTCTTGTTTCATGTCGTCGATTGATCTCCATACCCATTATTCATATCAG ATTATGTTGCCGGAAGCTGTTGCAATTGTCATGGCACCACAAGGTGGCTCAAG AACCCATGGCATTTTCCGATTGACAAACCCAGGTGGTATGTCGGTCATTAGACAGTGCCAGCACCGTGGTTTTCATCCACATGATCAACCACCTGATGGTGGACCCATTTACAAGACCTGTGCAGATGTTTATATGAACCCCAATCTAAAGTTTGACGTTATTGATCTTCGATAG
- the LOC126626920 gene encoding AMSH-like ubiquitin thioesterase 1 isoform X1, whose amino-acid sequence MRSSSSSDRINIAASAQRLDVDNRIPLRIYFRIANNILKQADIFRQEKNIIDLYIMLLRFSSLVSETIPHHRDYRASIQGEKVFLKTKLFDALNELEELKPAVKQKLKPAVKHKNDEFNRINGKFNDGWSHNNQIDFVVSPLKKQSLISYDATKAARPAARELVYQPPRSQQFSYARPLEGQFLKLSIVPRPNEETLSRHSILGPNGLNGQWQPPRSDIGVRYPSILDLTPVEIPRANSVGQSIEDEHTIKKDEKTDIKDASDLEPERSSLEPILTQTTDGGQKDFTEELCSLISFESTETPGHTKLIRQPSPPPVLAEVQDLIPAVSPQVSEVECGLETLSSDELLRAESPLQLHISTTMMEHFMKLAKSNTDKSLETCGILGGSLKNRKFYVTALIIPKQESTANSCQATNEEEIFEVQDKQSLFPLGWIHTHPTQSCFMSSIDLHTHYSYQIMLPEAVAIVMAPQGGSRTHGIFRLTNPGGMSVIRQCQHRGFHPHDQPPDGGPIYKTCADVYMNPNLKFDVIDLR is encoded by the exons ATGAGGTCGTCGTCTTCCTCCGATAGGATTAACATTGCCGCGAGTGCCCAGCGACTCGATGTCGACAATCGGATTCCTCTGCGTATCTACTTTCGGATCGCCAATAATATCCTCAAGCAG GCTGACATTTTTCGACAAGAGAAGAATATTATAGACCTATATATTATGCTACTAAGGTTTTCAAG TTTGGTCTCTGAGACAATACCGCATCATCGAGACTATAGAGCATCTATTCAAGGAGAGAAGGTTTTCTTGAAAACG AAATTGTTTGATGCTCTGAATGAGCTCGAGGAGCTCAAGCCAGCAGTGAAACAGAAGCTTAAGCCAGCCGTGAAACATAAGAACGATGAATTTAACAGAATAAATGGAAAATTTAACGACGGGTGGAGCCATAATAACCAGATTGATTTTGTGGTTTCTCCTCTCAAGAAGCAATCATTGATAAGCTATGATGCAACCAAG GCAGCAAGACCAGCTGCAAGAGAACTTGTCTATCAACCTCCGAGGTCTCAACAATTTTCCTATGCCAGGCCTTTGGAGGGTCAATTTCTCAAACT ATCCATAGTTCCACGTCCAAATGAGGAAACTCTTTCCAGACATtctattttgggcccaaatgGCCTTAATGGACAGTGGCAGCCACCTAGAAGTGATATAGGG GTTCGCTATCCAAGTATATTAGACTTAACTCCTGTTGAAATTCCAAG AGCAAACAGTGTGGGACAGTCCATAGAAGATGAACATACAATTAAAAAAGACGAAAAGACAGATATAAAGGATGCTAGCGACTTGGAACCTGAAAGGTCAAGTTTGGAACCAATTCTTACCCAGACTACTGATGGTGGCCAGAAGGATTTTACAGAGGAACTTTGCTcccttatttctttcgaatcaACAGAAACTCCTGGTCATACAAAACTTATCAGACAGCCTTCTCCTCCTCCTGTTCTTGCGGAAGTACAAGACTTGATTCCAGCAGTTTCACCTCAAGTGTCTGAGGTAGAATGTGGACTAGAGACTCTCTCATCGGATGAACTTCTTCGTGCTGAATCTCCCCTGCAATTACACATT TCAACGACAATGATGGAGCATTTCATGAAGCTGGCTAAGTCAAATACTGATAAGAGCTTGGAGACGTGTGGCATCCTAGGAGGCTCACTA AAAAACAGAAAGTTTTATGTTACAGCTCTCATCATACCTAAGCAGGAGTCAACTGCGAATTCG tgTCAGGCCACGAATGAAGAGGAAATATTTGAAGTTCAGGATAAACAATCTCTCTTTCCTCTTGGCTGGATACAT ACGCATCCTACACAGTCTTGTTTCATGTCGTCGATTGATCTCCATACCCATTATTCATATCAG ATTATGTTGCCGGAAGCTGTTGCAATTGTCATGGCACCACAAGGTGGCTCAAG AACCCATGGCATTTTCCGATTGACAAACCCAGGTGGTATGTCGGTCATTAGACAGTGCCAGCACCGTGGTTTTCATCCACATGATCAACCACCTGATGGTGGACCCATTTACAAGACCTGTGCAGATGTTTATATGAACCCCAATCTAAAGTTTGACGTTATTGATCTTCGATAG
- the LOC126625217 gene encoding uncharacterized protein LOC126625217 — protein MCSETSPPRLSFSHDLIQPDVLPVGRRDTSLLDMNCDFEFSFRRSSFECQSSSADELFLHGVILPMQPKEKVSNSEVKSYSSPAPLPSHLPIHDDHNPKKKSKNSKEDIDSSSDHFEQKPQSKSFWGFKRSSSLNQENKKSLFCSLQLLSRSNSTGSAPNPKKAIFKDVHKQKQTSNISMLKSASCSSSFSSSSSLNPHASLVPRPPLRKGYNGSSYYGNVVRVSPVLNVPSPYISKGTAKLFCLGSFLHPGKDKKGKK, from the coding sequence ATGTGCTCAGAAACTAGTCCTCCCAGACTATCATTCTCCCATGATCTTATACAACCAGATGTTCTACCAGTTGGTCGGAGAGACACATCACTCTTGGACATGAACTGTGACTTTGAGTTCAGCTTCAGAAGAAGCAGCTTCGAGTGTCAGTCTTCCTCCGCCGACGAGCTGTTTTTGCACGGCGTAATCCTCCCTATGCAGCCGAAAGAAAAGGTTTCGAACAGCGAAGTCAAAAGTTATTCTTCTCCTGCTCCTCTTCCGAGTCATCTTCCAATCCATGACGATCATAATCCAAAGAAGAAGAGCAAGAACTCGAAGGAAGATATAGATTCGAGTTCCGATCATTTCGAGCAGAAGCCTCAGTCGAAATCCTTCTGGGGATTCAAGAGAAGCAGCAGCCTcaatcaagaaaacaaaaaaagtttgtTTTGCTCATTGCAACTCTTGTCAAGAAGCAACTCAACCGGATCAGCTCCGAATCCGAAAAAAGCTATTTTTAAGGATGTTCATAAACAAAAACAGACGTCGAATATTTCAATGTTGAAGTCAGCATCATGTTCATCATCTTTTTCTTCATCGTCTTCGTTGAACCCGCATGCATCGCTGGTGCCGAGGCCGCCGTTGAGGAAGGGATACAATGGATCGTCTTATTACGGCAACGTGGTTCGAGTTAGTCCTGTGTTGAATGTACCATCTCCTTACATTTCTAAAGGAACTGCAAAGCTCTTTTGTTTGGGTTCTTTTTTACACCCCGGTAAAGATAAAAAGGGCAAGAAATGA